A window of Cryptomeria japonica chromosome 3, Sugi_1.0, whole genome shotgun sequence contains these coding sequences:
- the LOC131070784 gene encoding protein TIC 20-v, chloroplastic, whose product MAASLSLAASSLSNLHSPKISTAFVSTAKFLSVGTSSRSGFDFPILKKSMVVLCSGNNNNTPSVPAADRLIAAVGYFLPFFDGVQYGRFFLTEFPSAQLLLEPLLPAIRAYRSFPFASILVFFVFYFSVVRNPNLSRYVRFNVMQAIVLDVILIFPELVDRSFGFDGGLGLSLLISFDNTVFLFLLTCLVYGSSSCLLGQAPRLPLVADAADSQVL is encoded by the coding sequence ATGGCGGCTTCACTCTCTTTGGCTGCCTCGTCCCTGTCAAACCTCCATTCACCAAAAATTTCAACCGCATTCGTTTCCACAGCTAAATTCCTCAGTGTTGGAACGTCATCACGTTCCGGGTTCGATTTCCCCATTCTCAAGAAATCAATGGTTGTCCTTTGCAGCGGAAACAACAATAACACTCCTTCTGTGCCTGCAGCAGACCGATTGATTGCAGCAGTTGGGTATTTTCTCCCCTTCTTCGACGGAGTTCAATACGGCCGCTTTTTCTTGACGGAATTTCCTTCGGCACAGCTGCTGCTCGAACCCCTTTTACCGGCCATAAGAGCATACCGGAGTTTTCCCTTTGCAAGCATTCTGGTATTTTTCGTCTTCTACTTTTCTGTCGTAAGAAACCCCAATTTAAGTCGTTATGTGAGGTTTAATGTTATGCAAGCAATTGTGCTTGATGTTATCCTCATTTTTCCTGAATTGGTGGACCGGAGCTTTGGGTTTGATGGAGGGCTTGGCCTAAGCCTGTTGATTAGTTTTGATAATACTGTCTTCCTTTTCCTGCTAACTTGCCTTGTCTATGGTTCGAGTTCTTGCCTTCTGGGTCAGGCTCCTAGATTGCCCCTCGTTGCAGATGCAGCAGATTCACAGGTGCTCTGA